The following are encoded together in the Vigna angularis cultivar LongXiaoDou No.4 chromosome 9, ASM1680809v1, whole genome shotgun sequence genome:
- the LOC108347204 gene encoding patatin-17 gives MAHLVFFVLLFAGQLIGGFSTQRLPPPNNGNIITVLSIDGGGIRGILPATVLDYLDKALKVKDPNADLAHYFDVIGGTGTGGLITALLATPSLDDPTRPAFTPAQILDFYKENGPHVLNKSRPGNGPIFDGEFLHNISREVFKDTRLNQTLTNVVIPTFDIKTQKPVTFSNYKLGRYPYFNALMSDISISASAAPTILPPYYFENDGVEFNLISGADLSMFSILDESLVNGNPTRATVSEALRHNKYSRILVLSLGTGTKETQPDLDVEMAATWSDWEWLIHGITFIDRATTSMTEYYHGSLFQQPAITYLRIQEYELDPAHSSLVEVAKENMDGLEETGKELLEEKVKKINLNTFSIEEGVGTNAEALDRLADILYGERQHRLKQKSVEKGGRPFLETLRVPSDKTKANWAFQKSKVM, from the exons ATGGCtcatttggttttctttgttttgctGTTTGCTGGGCAACTGATTGGTGGATTCAGTACCCAAAGGTTGCCACCACCAAACAATGGAAACATTATAACTGTTCTGAGCATTGATGGTGGTGGTATCAGGGGGATTCTTCCAGCAACAGTTCTTGATTACTTAGACAAGGCTCTTAAG GTTAAGGATCCAAATGCAGATTTAGCACATTACTTTGATGTGATAGGAGGGACTGGCACTGGTGGACTCATAACAGCTTTGTTAGCCACCCCAAGCCTTGATGATCCTACTCGTCCTGCCTTTACTCCTGCACAAATTCTAGACTTCTACAAAGAAAACGGCCCTCATGTATTGAATAAATCTAG ACCTGGAAACGGTCCCATATTCGATGGAGAGTTTTTACACAACATAAGTCGTGAAGTGTTTAAGGATACACGACTTAATCAAACATTGACCAATGTTGTCATCCCAACTTTCGATATCAAGACACAAAAACCAGTTACATTCTCAAACTACAAG CTTGGGAGGTATCCGTACTTCAATGCCTTGATGTCGGATATAAGCATATCGGCTTCAGCAGCACCCACTATTCTACCACCCTACTATTTTGAGAATGATGGTGTTGAGTTCAATTTGATTAGCGGTGCGGACTTGAGTATGTTTAGTATCCTTGATGAGAGCTTAGTAAATGGGAATCCG ACTAGAGCAACCGTGAGTGAAGCACTACGACACAATAAGTATTCCAGAATACTTGTATTGTCTTTGGGAACTGGAACAAAAGAAACTCAGCCGGATTTGGATGTTGAAATGGCTGCCACATGGAGCGATTGGGAATGGCTTATTCATGGGATCACTTTTATTGATCGTGCAACTACCTCCATGACAGAGTACTATCATGGTTCACTCTTCCAACAACCTGCCATTACCTACCTTCGAATTCAG GAATACGAATTGGATCCTGCTCACTCCAGCTTGGTTGAAGttgcaaaagaaaacatggACGGTCTTGAAGAGACTGGGAAAGAActtttagaagaaaaagttaagAAGATCAATTTGAACACTTTCTCCATAGAAGAAGGCGTAGGAACAAATGCTGAGGCTCTTGACAG GCTTGCTGATATTTTGTATGGAGAAAGACAGCATCGTCTGAAGCAAAAATCTGTAGAGAAAGGAGGAAGACCTTTTCTTGAAACTCTTAGGGTTCCTTCagacaaaactaaagcaaattGGGCATTTCAAAAGAGCAAAGTTATGTGA
- the LOC108346310 gene encoding patatin-17 has translation MAHLVFFVLLFAGQLTGGFSTQKLTPSDNRETLTVLSIDGGGIKGIIPATVLDYLDKALKAKDPNADLAHYFEVIGGTGTGGLIAAMLASPSPDDATRAAFTPAQIVDFYKQNGPHIFNESRPGNGPKFDGEFLHNVTRELLKDTRLSQTLTNVVIPAFDLKRQKPVIFSNYKLENVPYLDALLSDICISTSATPTQLPPYYFQNDGVEFNMVDGGVAAQNPTHVTVSEVLQHAEYPKILVLSLGTGHTKYVESNFFDARLAAFWTEDIWAAIATDMQGRASSAMAKYYPASLFSRFPPSTSTYLRIDEYDLNPDFSNSVNVTEENLEGLEKTGKQLLQEKVVKMNLDTFNIEEGVGTNAEALDRIADILHGERQRRLERKSMKKGGRPFLETLAQANWAFQKNIS, from the exons ATGGCtcatttggttttctttgttttgctCTTTGCTGGGCAACTGACTGGTGGATTCAGTACCCAGAAACTGACTCCATCTGACAATAGAGAGACGTTAACTGTTCTGAGCATTGATGGTGGCGGAATCAAGGGGATTATTCCAGCAACAGTTCTTGATTACTTAGACAAGGCTCTTAAG GCTAAGGATCCAAATGCAGATTTAGCACATTATTTTGAAGTGATAGGAGGGACTGGCACTGGTGGACTCATAGCAGCTATGTTAGCCAGCCCAAGCCCTGATGATGCTACTCGTGCTGCCTTTACTCCTGCACAAATTGTAGACTTCTACAAACAAAATGGCCCTCATATATTCAATGAATCTAG ACCTGGAAACGGTCCCAAGTTCGATGGGGAGTTTTTACATAACGTAACTCGTGAACTCTTGAAGGATACTCGACTTAGTCAAACACTTACCAATGTTGTAATCCCAGCTTTCGACCTCAAGAGACAAAAGCCAGTCATATTCTCAAACTACAAG CTTGAGAATGTTCCCTACTTAGATGCCTTGTTGTCAGATATATGCATATCGACTTCAGCTACACCCACTCAGCTACCACCTTACTATTTTCAGAACGATGGAGTTGAGTTCAATATGGTAGATGGTGGTGTAGCAGCTCAGAATCCG ACACATGTAACCGTAAGTGAAGTGTTACAACACGCAGAGTATCCGAAAATCTTGGTCTTGTCTTTGGGGACTGGACATACAAAATATGTGGAGAGTAACTTTTTTGATGCTCGCTTGGCTGCCTTTTGGACAGAAGATATATGGGCTGCTATTGCAACAGATATGCAGGGTCGTGCTTCTTCAGCCATGGCTAAATACTATCCTGCTTCACTCTTTTCAAGATTCCCACCTTCTACGAGTACATACCTTCGAATTGAT GAATACGACTTGAATCCTGATTTCTCAAACTCAGTTAATGTTACAGAAGAAAACTTGGAAGGCCTGGAGAAGACTGGAAAACAACTGTTACAAGAAAAAGTTGTGAAGATGAATTTGGACACTTTTAATATAGAAGAAGGGGTGGGAACAAATGCTGAGGCTCTTGACAg GATTGCTGATATTTTGCATGGAGAAAGACAACGTCGTCTGGAAAGGAAATCTATGAAAAAAGGAGGAAGGCCATTTCTTGAAACTCTTGCTCAAGCAAATTGGGCATTCCAAAAGAacatttcttga